The following are from one region of the Populus trichocarpa isolate Nisqually-1 chromosome 8, P.trichocarpa_v4.1, whole genome shotgun sequence genome:
- the LOC7472463 gene encoding protein HEADING DATE 3A translates to MSRDRDPLSVGRVIGDVLDPFTKSISLRVTYSSREVNNGCELKPSQVANQPRVDIGGEDLRTFYTLVMVDPDAPSPSDPSLREYLHWLVTDIPATTGASFGHETVCYESPRPTMGIHRFVFVLFRQLGRQTVYAPGWRQNFNTRDFAEVYNLGSPVAAVYFNCQRESGSGGRRR, encoded by the exons ATGTCAAGGGACAGAGATCCTCTGAGCGTTGGCCGTGTTATAGGGGACGTGCTGGACCCCTTCACAAAGTCTATCTCCCTCAGGGTCACTTACAGCTCCAGAGAGGTCAACAATGGTTGCGAGCTCAAGCCCTCTCAGGTTGCCAACCAGCCTAGGGTTGATATTGGCGGGGAAGATCTAAGGACCTTCTACACTCTG GTTATGGTGGACCCTGATGCACCCAGCCCAAGTGACCCCAGCCTAAGAGAATATTTGCATTG GTTGGTGACTGATATTCCAGCAACAACTGGGGCAAGCTTTg GCCATGAAACTGTGTGCTATGAGAGCCCGAGGCCGACAATGGGAATTCATCGGTTTGTTTTCGTCTTGTTTCGGCAACTGGGCAGGCAAACTGTGTATGCCCCTGGGTGGCGCCAGAACTTCAACACCAGAGACTTTGCTGAGGTCTACAATCTTGGATCGCCAGTGGCTGCTGTTTATTTCAACTGCCAGAGGGAGAGTGGCTCTGGTGGTAGGAGGCGATAA
- the LOC7472465 gene encoding chromatin assembly factor 1 subunit FAS1, with product MAEVVKMAIDCEDESKPSGQDQPKKTLKRKRATLTPTQQQQLVNLTGEQKEVQIEELKREMEGLFGYYKETMNQKMGFGFGVDLGGSECINVNGMVGLLMEESDMSFSKLVEEIYGKLVKKSGNLTVAVVKSAVLFVGQRITYGVPNVDADVLEDETQSCLWCWETRDLKLMPKSVRGALKIRRMCRAKIHERITAVFAMITALQKSETDENYKSDLIKSSGKLGKVLREADIRLLVDGMLQKNGADMAEKQVKREEKLIIKQLEKNKREEEKEKKRMDLEFQKEKRQTEKEQKRLQEEAEKDERRREREEFEMKRQLKRQQEEAEKEQRRKEKEEAELKRRVAVQKQASMMERFLKRSKSSSPCQNDQSLTKATTSDSSSKKSKRMDEAVTQLMDCAPLLNDNITSDDILKSHLSSWCHLGCSIRSNRKQHWSIRRKPKTGLFKELKLTAIRDPTHDDDSSAEKLDSGWGDQTSDDISCIDVRKCNRRKQLLQFDKSHRPAFYGIWPKTSHAVGPRHPLRRDPDLDYDVDSDEEWEEEDPGESLSDCDKDDGEESLEEEYSKADDEEESEDGFFVPDGYLSENEGVQPHRMDADPSVEEARSSPSCKQDLESEEFCTLLKQQKCLNSLTDNALRKNHPMIVLNIMHEKDALLVADDLSDISKVEKMCLQALSMRAFPGGPQMEMFLDVSSENHDACLLNAKASATRIPAVITLQDSDMPIVVSVIQSCSQSMNKVVESLQQKFPTVSKLQLRNKVREISDFVDNRWQVKKEVLDGFGIISSPEKSRGRKHNISTFFSKRCLPPAGKSTNPNESSPPMLKHGSVAESQQICTYSHP from the exons ATGGCGGAAGTGGTCAAGATGGCAATCGACTGTGAAGATGAGTCAAAACCGAGCGGCCAAGATCAACCAAAGAAGACCCTGAAGAGGAAGCGAGCAACTTTAACACCAACACAACAACAGCAACTCGTGAACTTAACAGGTGAACAGAAAGAAGTCCAGATTGAGGAATTGAAGAGAGAAATGGAAGGGCTATTTGGGTATTACAAAGAAACGATGAATCAGAAAatgggttttgggtttggtgTAGATTTGGGTGGAAGTGAGTGTATTAATGTGAATGGGATGGTGGGTCTGTTAATGGAAGAGAGTGACATGTCGTTTTCGAAACTGGTAGAGGAAATATACGGGAAGTTAGTGAAAAAGAGTGGGAATTTGACTGTTGCAGTGGTGAAAAGTGCTGTGTTGTTTGTTGGTCAAAGAATAACATATGGTGTGCCTAATGTAGATGCTGATGTTTTGGAGGATGAGACTCAAAGTTGTCTTTGGTGCTGggag ACACGAGATTTAAAGCTAATGCCGAAATCTGTCCGTGGTGCTTTGAAAATCAGGCGTATGTGCCGAGCAAAGATCCATGAGAGGATTACTGCTGTTTTCG CGATGATAACTGCATTACAGAAGTCAGAGACTGATGAAAATTACAAAagtgatttaataaaatcatcagGGAAGCTTGGCAAAGTTTTAAGAGAGGCAGACATTCGTTTGTTAGTGGATGGCATGTTACAGAAGAATGGAGCAGATAT GGCTGAAAAGcaagtaaaaagagaagaaaaattgatcatcaagcaattggagaaaaataaacgagaagaggaaaaggagaaaaaaaggatggaccttgaatttcaaaaggaaaagagaCAAACT GAAAAAGAGCAAAAGCGACTGCAGGAGGAGGCAGAAAAAGATGAACGGCGTCGTGAAAGGGAAGAGTTTGAAATGAAGAGACAACTGAAAAGGCAGCAAGAGGAAGCTGAGAAGGAACAGCGGCGCAAGGAGAAGGAAGAAGCTGAGTTGAAAAGGCGAGTTGCTGTACAGAAGCAAGCTTCAATGATGGAACGCTTTCTAAAAAGAAGCAAAAGTAGTTCCCCATGTCAGAATGACCAGAGTTTAACTAAAGCAACCACTTCTGATTCCTCAAGCAAAAAGAGTAAAAGGATGGATGAAGCAGTTACTCAGTTAATGGACTGTGCTCCTTTGTTAAATGATAACATTACAAGTGATGACATTCTCAA GTCACACTTGTCTTCCTGGTGTCATTTGGGTTGCTCTATCCGTTCCAATAGAAAACAGCATTGGAGTATCCGGAGGAAGCCTAAGACTGGACTGTTTAAGGAACTTAAGCTAACTGCTATCAGGGACCCAACTCATGATGATGATTCAAGTGCAGAGAAGCTTGATAGTGGATGGGGAGATCAAACTTCTGATGACATATCGTGCATAGATGTTAGAAAATGCAATCGGAGGAAGCAATTGTTGCAGTTTGATAAGAGCCATAGACCTGCTTTTTATGGTATCTGGCCTAAGACAAG TCATGCTGTTGGACCACGCCATCCATTAAGGAGGGATCCAGACTTAGATTATGATGTTGACAGTGATGAAGAATGGGAAGAG GAGGATCCTGGTGAAAGCCTCTCGGATTGTGATAAGGATGATGGAGAAGAAAGTTTAGAGGAAGAATATTCAAAagctgatgatgaagaagagagtGAAGATGGTTTTTTTGTACCTGATGGGTATCTCTCAGAAAATGAG GGAGTACAACCTCACAGAATGGATGCTGATCCTTCAGTCGAGGAGGCCAGAAGCTCGCCTAGTTGCAAGCAAGACTTAGAGAGCGAGGAGTTCTGTACATTGCTGAAACAGCAGAAATGTCTGAACAGTTTAACTGATAATGCCCTTCGGAAAAATCATCCCATGATTGTATTGAATATAATGCATGAGAAGGATGCGTTGTTAGTGGCTGATGACCTAAGTGACATTTCTAAAGTGGAAAAAATGTGTTTGCAAGCACTTAGCATGCGAGCATTCCCTGGAGGACCACAAATGGAGATGTTCTTGGATGTGTCATCTGAAAATCATGATGCTTGCTTGTTAAATGCAAAGGCCAGTGCTACACGTATCCCAGCTGTGATAACTTTACAAGACTCGGATATGCCTATAGTT GTGTCTGTTATTCAGTCATGCTCGCAAAGTATGAATAAAGTGGTTGAATCACTGCAACAGAAATTCCCCACTGTCTCAAAGTTGCAATTAAGAAACAAAGTTCGTGAGATATCAGATTTTGTGGATAATCGTTGGCAG GTCAAGAAAGAAGTTTTGGATGGTTTTGGCATTATAAGTTCGCCAG AAAAGAGCAGAGGAAGGAAGCATAACATTTCTACATTTTTCTCCAAGAGGTGCCTGCCTCCTGCTGGTAAAAGCACGAATCCTAATGAGTCCTCACCGCCTATGCTGAAACATGGTTCTGTTGCTGAGAGCCAACAAATTTGCACATACAGCCATCCATAG
- the LOC7472466 gene encoding stearoyl-[acyl-carrier-protein] 9-desaturase, chloroplastic isoform X1 → MALKLNQITFPSIHNLPSQPRSVRSHRVFMASTLNSISTKEVQNLKKPYFPPQEVHVQVTHSMPPQKKEIFKSLENWAEDNLLTLLKPVEKCWQPQDFLPEPESDGFYEQVKELRERARELPDDYFVVLVGDMITEEALPTYQTMINTLDGGIRDETGASLTPWAIWTRAWTAEENRHGDLLNKYLYLSGRVDMKHIEKTIQYLIGSGMEPKTENNPYLGFIYTSFQERATFISHGNTARLAKGHGDMKLAQICGIIAADEKRHETAYTKIVEKLFEIDPDATILALADMMRKKISMPAHLMFDGQDDNLFENYSTVAQRIGVYTAKDYADILEFLVGRWKVEKLTGLSGEGRRAQDFVCGLPPRIRRLEERAQGRVKDASSTAPFSWVFGRELKL, encoded by the exons ATGGCTTTGAAGCTGAACCAAATAACCTTCCCATCAATCCACAACCTTCCTTCTCAGCCTCGCTCCGTTAGATCTCATAGAGTTTTCATGGCCTCTACTTTGAATTCCATTTCCACCAA AGAGGTTCAGAACCTAAAGAAGCCCTATTTTCCTCCACAAGAGGTACATGTTCAAGTGACCCATTCCATGCCTCCACAAAAGAAGGAGATTTTCAAATCCTTGGAAAACTGGGCAGAGGATAACCTCTTGACGCTCCTAAAACCTGTTGAGAAATGTTGGCAGCCACAAGATTTTCTTCCAGAACCTGAGTCAGATGGATTTTATGAGCAAGTTAAGGAATTGAGGGAAAGAGCAAGGGAACTTCCTGATGACTATTTTGTCGTGCTGGTTGGAGATATGATTACTGAAGAAGCCCTCCCAACTTACCAGACAATGATTAACACCCTTGATGGTGGTATTAGGGACGAGACTGGTGCAAGCCTTACTCCTTGGGCAATTTGGACAAGGGCATGGACAGCTGAAGAAAATAGACACGGTGACCTTCTCAACAAGTATCTTTACCTCTCTGGAAGAGTAGACATGAAGCATATTGAGAAAACAATTCAGTATCTTATCGGGTCAGGAATG GAACCTAAAACAGAAAATAACCCCTACCTTGGTTTCATATACACTTCATTTCAAGAGCGTGCTACATTCATCTCACATGGGAACACGGCTAGACTAGCTAAGGGGCATGGGGATATGAAACTGGCACAGATATGTGGCATCATTGCTGCAGATGAGAAACGCCATGAAACTGCCTACACCAAGATTGTGGAGAAGCTCTTTGAGATTGATCCAGATGCCACCATCTTGGCATTAGCTGACATGATGAGGAAAAAAATCTCAATGCCGGCTCACTTGATGTTTGATGGTCAGGATGATAACCTTTTTGAAAACTACTCGACTGTTGCCCAGCGGATTGGGGTCTACACTGCCAAGGATTATGCCGATATTCTGGAATTTCTTGTAGGGCGATGGAAAGTAGAGAAGTTGACAGGTCTTTCTGGTGAGGGACGTAGAGCACAGGATTTTGTATGCGGATTGCCTCCAAGGATTAGAAGGCTGGAGGAGCGAGCTCAGGGTAGGGTCAAGGATGCATCATCCACTGCACCATTCAGCTGGGTTTTTGGTAGAGAATTGAAGCTCTGA
- the LOC7472466 gene encoding stearoyl-[acyl-carrier-protein] 9-desaturase, chloroplastic isoform X2 gives MPPQKKEIFKSLENWAEDNLLTLLKPVEKCWQPQDFLPEPESDGFYEQVKELRERARELPDDYFVVLVGDMITEEALPTYQTMINTLDGGIRDETGASLTPWAIWTRAWTAEENRHGDLLNKYLYLSGRVDMKHIEKTIQYLIGSGMEPKTENNPYLGFIYTSFQERATFISHGNTARLAKGHGDMKLAQICGIIAADEKRHETAYTKIVEKLFEIDPDATILALADMMRKKISMPAHLMFDGQDDNLFENYSTVAQRIGVYTAKDYADILEFLVGRWKVEKLTGLSGEGRRAQDFVCGLPPRIRRLEERAQGRVKDASSTAPFSWVFGRELKL, from the exons ATGCCTCCACAAAAGAAGGAGATTTTCAAATCCTTGGAAAACTGGGCAGAGGATAACCTCTTGACGCTCCTAAAACCTGTTGAGAAATGTTGGCAGCCACAAGATTTTCTTCCAGAACCTGAGTCAGATGGATTTTATGAGCAAGTTAAGGAATTGAGGGAAAGAGCAAGGGAACTTCCTGATGACTATTTTGTCGTGCTGGTTGGAGATATGATTACTGAAGAAGCCCTCCCAACTTACCAGACAATGATTAACACCCTTGATGGTGGTATTAGGGACGAGACTGGTGCAAGCCTTACTCCTTGGGCAATTTGGACAAGGGCATGGACAGCTGAAGAAAATAGACACGGTGACCTTCTCAACAAGTATCTTTACCTCTCTGGAAGAGTAGACATGAAGCATATTGAGAAAACAATTCAGTATCTTATCGGGTCAGGAATG GAACCTAAAACAGAAAATAACCCCTACCTTGGTTTCATATACACTTCATTTCAAGAGCGTGCTACATTCATCTCACATGGGAACACGGCTAGACTAGCTAAGGGGCATGGGGATATGAAACTGGCACAGATATGTGGCATCATTGCTGCAGATGAGAAACGCCATGAAACTGCCTACACCAAGATTGTGGAGAAGCTCTTTGAGATTGATCCAGATGCCACCATCTTGGCATTAGCTGACATGATGAGGAAAAAAATCTCAATGCCGGCTCACTTGATGTTTGATGGTCAGGATGATAACCTTTTTGAAAACTACTCGACTGTTGCCCAGCGGATTGGGGTCTACACTGCCAAGGATTATGCCGATATTCTGGAATTTCTTGTAGGGCGATGGAAAGTAGAGAAGTTGACAGGTCTTTCTGGTGAGGGACGTAGAGCACAGGATTTTGTATGCGGATTGCCTCCAAGGATTAGAAGGCTGGAGGAGCGAGCTCAGGGTAGGGTCAAGGATGCATCATCCACTGCACCATTCAGCTGGGTTTTTGGTAGAGAATTGAAGCTCTGA
- the LOC7472467 gene encoding uncharacterized protein LOC7472467: MGASITLGGANSSVSQSHYHTHKVFLFCNYILLGAASSCIFLTLSLRLVPSVCGFFLILLHVFTIVGAVSGCAAASSGTNKWYAAHMVATVLTAIFQGSVSVLIFTRTGGFLGNLKSYVREEDGEVILKLAGGLCVVIFCLEWVVLTLAFFLKYYAYVEGDANDGGNIATRRSAKVQQDEDLKDWPWPFQV; the protein is encoded by the coding sequence ATGGGTGCCAGCATCACTCTAGGCGGCGCCAATTCTTCAGTGTCTCAATCCCATTACCATACTCACAAGGTTTTCTTGTTCTGCAACTACATTCTACTAGGTGCAGCCTCCAGTTGCATCTTCTTAACCCTTTCGCTTCGCTTAGTCCCTTCAGTGTGTGGCTTCTTTCTCATTCTCCTTCATGTCTTTACCATTGTTGGGGCAGTTTCAGGCTGTGCTGCAGCCTCATCAGGGACTAATAAGTGGTACGCCGCACATATGGTGGCCACAGTGTTGACAGCCATATTTCAAGGGTCAGTGTCGGTTTTGATTTTTACAAGAACTGGGGGTTTCCTAGGGAACCTGAAGTCATATGTGAGGGAAGAAGATGGTGAGGTGATATTGAAGCTTGCTGGTGGGTTGTGTGTGGTGATCTTTTGCCTGGAGTGGGTTGTGCTTACTCTTGCATTTTTCTTGAAGTATTATGCTTACGTGGAAGGTGATGCTAATGATGGTGGCAATATTGCTACGAGGAGGAGTGCTAAGGTGCAGCAAGACGAGGACCTGAAGGATTGGCCATGGCCTTTCCAAGTATAA